In Musa acuminata AAA Group cultivar baxijiao chromosome BXJ3-11, Cavendish_Baxijiao_AAA, whole genome shotgun sequence, one DNA window encodes the following:
- the LOC135653214 gene encoding uncharacterized protein LOC135653214 isoform X1: protein MMDYQNNLDFYLTMSRKELQKLCKQHDLPANRSHAQLADSLVSLFKKRNASSAALLENSINSMDGSSRKSLVSEPKANSSKVDTHGLSSGFNEIRGDERPFYHTGNQIDVIDHMVNPTSGKTVTNALCPSWPANSNGTESIGYSTFEHCNKGVKSCVAADMKETRTTQILGLECKKTNIRSEFENLVRPRNEEQKQIHDAIRDTKTRNTVPMPCELYKLHEYSMESGFVSSDEISTRTPTLQFFVMSEGGINLYVDLNSGPLGWINSMKDEMCVHQNAKHETRTLSKDISDSPEVDNHIKILPIDDTGMDLQGIEVEQNTGCTNSSSSSVVSENCNSEAYPPNTTVVTSGFSILTSGSVPVCLSVCLEENQVVSSSCAAYSAQNHLAFDTAPCAREGMLLTQDSFDASFTMLKGNASPPNASMRSITNEDDGGIYPVTNDGSTPKTACVDFVDVEVKALCNTLNDVPDKNNLPMFKDMQDSVDTYHSGHLRNHTGTCEGSFICCTNELPDNVCSHGGLSNYCQLTGQRLLDGPMADAQSEMRAANGLFYQQACSNYGTLVPKEPMPVFQDESITRYTMPCDAGPEHSSEGKGNLKNALESGPPQTILPRDLTA from the exons ATGATGGATTACCAGAATAACTTGGACTTCTATCTCACAATGTCTAGAAAGGAGCTCCAAAAATTGTGTAAACAGCATGATCTTCCTGCAAATAGAAGCCATGCTCAACTAGCCGACTCACTGGTATCACTGTTTAAG AAAAGAAATGCCAGTTCAGCAGCTTTGTTGGAGAATTCAATTAATTCGATGGATGGATCTTCTAGAAAATCACTTGTATCCGAACCAAAAGCTAATTCTTCCAAGGTTGATACACATGGACTGTCTTCAGGTTTTAATGAAATTCGAGGTGATGAACGACCATTCTATCATACTGGTAATCAAATAGATGTTATTGACCACATGGTCAATCCAACTTCAGGAAAG ACTGTTACAAATGCTTTATGTCCATCATGGCCTGCTAATAGTAATGGTACTGAAAGTATTGGTTATTCTACTTTTGAGCATTGTAACAAGGGAGTAAAAAGCTGTGTTGCTGCTGATATGAAAGAGACTAGAACAACCCAAATTCTTGGTCTGGAGTGCAAGAAAACGAATATTAGAAGTGAATTTGAAAATTTGGTGAGACCAAGAAATGAAGAGCAGAAACAGATCCATGATGCTATTAGAGACACTAAAACTCGTAATACAGTTCCTATGCCATGTGAACTTTATAAACTTCATGAATACTCCATGGAAAGTGGGTTTGTATCTTCTGATGAAATTTCTACAAGAACCCCTACCCTTCAATTCTTTGTGATGTCAGAAGGGGGAATTAATTTATATGTTGATTTAAATTCTGGTCCATTAGGATGGATCAATAGCATGAAGGACGAAATGTGTGTCCATCAGAATGCAAAACATGAGACACGGACTCTGTCGAAAGATATCAGTGATTCTCCAGAAGTTGACAATCATATTAAAATATTGCCAATTGATGACACTGGGATGGACCTTCAAGGCATTGAAGTTGAGCAGAACACTGGCTGTACTAATTCATCCTCAAGTTCAGTTGTCAGTGAAAATTGTAATTCTGAGGCATATCCACCCAATACAACTGTAGTGACATCTGGATTTTCTATTTTGACATCAGGCAGTGTTCCTGTTTGTTTATCAGTATGTTTGGAGGagaatcaagtggtttcatcttcCTGTGCAGCTTACTCTGCACAAAACCACCTGGCGTTTGATACTGCACCTTGCGCCCGAGAAGGGATGTTGTTAACTCAAGACTCTTTTGATGCTTCCTTTACGATGCTTAAGGGCAATGCATCGCCACCTAATGCTTCTATGAGATCTATTACTAACGAGGATGATGGTGGCATTTATCCTGTGACAAATGATGGCTCCACTCCTAAGACTGCATGTGTCGATTTTGTTGATGTTGAAGTTAAGGCTTTATGCAACACACTGAATGATGTTCCCGATAAAAATAACCTTCCTATGTTTAAGGATATGCAAGATAGTGTGGACACTTACCATTCTGGTCATCTTAGAAATCATACTGGAACTTGTGAAGGCTCATTTATATGTTGCACGAATGAGCTGCCAGATAATGTGTGTTCACATGGAGGGCTGTCAAATTATTGTCAACTTACTGGACAGAGGTTACTAGATGGTCCAATGGCTGATGCACAATCAGAGATGAGAGCAGCAAATGGTCTTTTCTATCAGCAAGCATGTAGTAATTATGGAACCTTGGTTCCCAAGGAACCAATGCCGGTGTTTCAAGATGAATCG ATTACCAGATATACTATGCCTTGTGATGCAGGGCCAGAGCACTCCAGTGAAGGGAAAGGAAACC
- the LOC135653214 gene encoding uncharacterized protein LOC135653214 isoform X2, translating to MMDYQNNLDFYLTMSRKELQKLCKQHDLPANRSHAQLADSLKRNASSAALLENSINSMDGSSRKSLVSEPKANSSKVDTHGLSSGFNEIRGDERPFYHTGNQIDVIDHMVNPTSGKTVTNALCPSWPANSNGTESIGYSTFEHCNKGVKSCVAADMKETRTTQILGLECKKTNIRSEFENLVRPRNEEQKQIHDAIRDTKTRNTVPMPCELYKLHEYSMESGFVSSDEISTRTPTLQFFVMSEGGINLYVDLNSGPLGWINSMKDEMCVHQNAKHETRTLSKDISDSPEVDNHIKILPIDDTGMDLQGIEVEQNTGCTNSSSSSVVSENCNSEAYPPNTTVVTSGFSILTSGSVPVCLSVCLEENQVVSSSCAAYSAQNHLAFDTAPCAREGMLLTQDSFDASFTMLKGNASPPNASMRSITNEDDGGIYPVTNDGSTPKTACVDFVDVEVKALCNTLNDVPDKNNLPMFKDMQDSVDTYHSGHLRNHTGTCEGSFICCTNELPDNVCSHGGLSNYCQLTGQRLLDGPMADAQSEMRAANGLFYQQACSNYGTLVPKEPMPVFQDESITRYTMPCDAGPEHSSEGKGNLKNALESGPPQTILPRDLTA from the exons ATGATGGATTACCAGAATAACTTGGACTTCTATCTCACAATGTCTAGAAAGGAGCTCCAAAAATTGTGTAAACAGCATGATCTTCCTGCAAATAGAAGCCATGCTCAACTAGCCGACTCACTG AAAAGAAATGCCAGTTCAGCAGCTTTGTTGGAGAATTCAATTAATTCGATGGATGGATCTTCTAGAAAATCACTTGTATCCGAACCAAAAGCTAATTCTTCCAAGGTTGATACACATGGACTGTCTTCAGGTTTTAATGAAATTCGAGGTGATGAACGACCATTCTATCATACTGGTAATCAAATAGATGTTATTGACCACATGGTCAATCCAACTTCAGGAAAG ACTGTTACAAATGCTTTATGTCCATCATGGCCTGCTAATAGTAATGGTACTGAAAGTATTGGTTATTCTACTTTTGAGCATTGTAACAAGGGAGTAAAAAGCTGTGTTGCTGCTGATATGAAAGAGACTAGAACAACCCAAATTCTTGGTCTGGAGTGCAAGAAAACGAATATTAGAAGTGAATTTGAAAATTTGGTGAGACCAAGAAATGAAGAGCAGAAACAGATCCATGATGCTATTAGAGACACTAAAACTCGTAATACAGTTCCTATGCCATGTGAACTTTATAAACTTCATGAATACTCCATGGAAAGTGGGTTTGTATCTTCTGATGAAATTTCTACAAGAACCCCTACCCTTCAATTCTTTGTGATGTCAGAAGGGGGAATTAATTTATATGTTGATTTAAATTCTGGTCCATTAGGATGGATCAATAGCATGAAGGACGAAATGTGTGTCCATCAGAATGCAAAACATGAGACACGGACTCTGTCGAAAGATATCAGTGATTCTCCAGAAGTTGACAATCATATTAAAATATTGCCAATTGATGACACTGGGATGGACCTTCAAGGCATTGAAGTTGAGCAGAACACTGGCTGTACTAATTCATCCTCAAGTTCAGTTGTCAGTGAAAATTGTAATTCTGAGGCATATCCACCCAATACAACTGTAGTGACATCTGGATTTTCTATTTTGACATCAGGCAGTGTTCCTGTTTGTTTATCAGTATGTTTGGAGGagaatcaagtggtttcatcttcCTGTGCAGCTTACTCTGCACAAAACCACCTGGCGTTTGATACTGCACCTTGCGCCCGAGAAGGGATGTTGTTAACTCAAGACTCTTTTGATGCTTCCTTTACGATGCTTAAGGGCAATGCATCGCCACCTAATGCTTCTATGAGATCTATTACTAACGAGGATGATGGTGGCATTTATCCTGTGACAAATGATGGCTCCACTCCTAAGACTGCATGTGTCGATTTTGTTGATGTTGAAGTTAAGGCTTTATGCAACACACTGAATGATGTTCCCGATAAAAATAACCTTCCTATGTTTAAGGATATGCAAGATAGTGTGGACACTTACCATTCTGGTCATCTTAGAAATCATACTGGAACTTGTGAAGGCTCATTTATATGTTGCACGAATGAGCTGCCAGATAATGTGTGTTCACATGGAGGGCTGTCAAATTATTGTCAACTTACTGGACAGAGGTTACTAGATGGTCCAATGGCTGATGCACAATCAGAGATGAGAGCAGCAAATGGTCTTTTCTATCAGCAAGCATGTAGTAATTATGGAACCTTGGTTCCCAAGGAACCAATGCCGGTGTTTCAAGATGAATCG ATTACCAGATATACTATGCCTTGTGATGCAGGGCCAGAGCACTCCAGTGAAGGGAAAGGAAACC
- the LOC135653226 gene encoding fructokinase-1-like, with product MVTVNGDSAGAGLIVSFGEMLIDFVPTVSGVSLAEAPGFLKAPGGAPANVAIAVARLGGRCAFLGKLGDDEFGRMLAAILKENGVDDAGVSFDAGARTALAFVTLRADGEREFMFYRNPSADMLLTEAELNLDLIRRAAIFHYGSISLITEPCRSAHLKAMEAAKEAGALLSYDPNLRLPLWPSAAEAREQILSIWDQADIIKVSDVELEFLTGTESVEDEVAMRLWRPSLKLLLVTLGEKGCKYYTKDFHGSVESYAVKQVDTTGAGDAFVGALLGKIVEDQSALQDEKKLRELLRFANACGAITTTKKGAIPSLPTAAEAMQLMGSA from the exons ATGGTTACAGTGAACGGAGACTCCGCCGGCGCCGGCCTCATCGTGAGCTTCGGCGAGATGCTCATCGACTTCGTGCCGACCGTGTCGGGCGTGTCGCTGGCGGAGGCGCCGGGGTTCCTAAAGGCGCCCGGCGGCGCCCCGGCCAACGTGGCGATCGCCGTGGCCCGGCTCGGTGGCCGCTGCGCCTTCCTCGGCAAGCTTGGAGACGACGAGTTCGGCCGCATGCTGGCGGCGATCCTGAAGGAGAACGGCGTGGACGACGCCGGCGTGTCGTTCGACGCCGGGGCGCGCACTGCGCTGGCCTTCGTCACACTGCGCGCCGACGGCGAGCGCGAGTTCATGTTCTACCGCAACCCCAGCGCCGACATGCTGCTCACGGAAGCGGAGCTCAACCTTGATCTCATCAGAAGG GCCGCGATCTTTCACTACGGATCTATAAGTCTGATCACGGAGCCATGTCGATCCGCTCATTTGAAGGCGATGGAGGCGGCAAAGGAAGCAGGAGCCCTGCTCTCCTACGACCCCAACCTCCGGCTGCCGCTGTGGCCGTCGGCGGCGGAGGCCAGGGAGCAGATCCTGAGCATCTGGGACCAGGCCGACATCATCAAGGTGAGCGACGTCGAGCTGGAGTTCCTCACCGGCACGGAGTCGGTGGAAGACGAAGTCGCCATGCGACTCTGGCGCCCGAGTCTGAAGCTCCTCCTCGTCACTCTTGGGGAGAAGGGATGCAAGTACTACACCAAG GATTTCCATGGCAGCGTCGAGTCCTACGCCGTCAAACAGGTCGACACGACCGGTGCTGGCGACGCGTTCGTCGGCGCTTTGCTGGGGAAGATCGTCGAAGACCAGTCGGCTCTGCAG GATGAAAAGAAGTTGAGGGAGCTGCTGAGGTTTGCCAATGCATGTGGAGCAATCACCACCACCAAGAAGGGAGCAATCCCATCACTGCCTACTGCAGCAGAAGCCATGCAGCTCATGGGCAGTGCCTAA
- the LOC135653225 gene encoding uncharacterized protein LOC135653225 isoform X4, producing MALMMMTAFGPKLPLQRDKSRISRVMVPLSLKATLSRTTERATACNVWEGQSLTFLHQRGLRHSPWSTFAVGPGLEASISDPSKNDIRLDNVKIVIESRDNDKITVRVDLTGEETQKAFDIVLTNLARTAPPIPGFRRMKGGKTSNVPKSFLLQMLGRDRVTKFLIQEIVGITIGDYVKKENLKVKSQFKTIQTAEELEAAFTPGSEFGFNAVVDVENSDSETTSSSAS from the exons ATGGCGTTAATGATGATGACTGCGTTCGGTCCGAAGCTTCCGCTTCAACGGGATAAATCTCGAATTTCTCGA GTGATGGTGCCACTAAGTTTGAAAGCCACTCTAAGTAGAACAACTGAAAGAGCTACTGCTTGTAATGTATGGGAAGGTCAAAG CCTAACATTTTTGCATCAAAGAGGCTTAAGGCATTCCCCTTGGTCCACATTTGCAGTTGGTCCAG GTTTAGAAGCATCAATATCTGATCCGTCAAAGAATGACATAAGATTGGACAATGTTAAGATAGTCATCGAGTCACGTGACAATGATAAGATTACT GTAAGAGTGGACTTAACTGGTGAGGAAACACAGAAGGCATTTGATATTGTCTTAACAAATTTGGCTCGCACTGCACCTCCAATTCCAGGATTCCGGAGAATGAAAGGAG GAAAGACATCCAAT GTGCCAAAGAGCTTTCTATTACAGATGCTTGGGCGAGACCGTGTAACTAAATTTCTTATACAAGAAATTGTTGGTATTACAATTGGAGACTATGTGAAGAAG GAAAACCTAAAGGTGAAAAGCCAGTTTAAAACGATCCAGACAGCTGAAGAGCTCGAAGCAGCTTTTACTCCAGGAAGTGAATTTGGATTCAATGCTGTGGTGGATGTTGAAAATTCAGATTCTGAAACCACCAGCTCAAGCGCTTCCTAG
- the LOC135653225 gene encoding uncharacterized protein LOC135653225 isoform X3, whose protein sequence is MALMMMTAFGPKLPLQRDKSRISRVMVPLSLKATLSRTTERATACNVWEGQSLTFLHQRGLRHSPWSTFAVGPGLEASISDPSKNDIRLDNVKIVIESRDNDKITVRVDLTGEETQKAFDIVLTNLARTAPPIPGFRRMKGGKTSNVSSLCPSNQVPKSFLLQMLGRDRVTKFLIQEIVGITIGDYVKKENLKVKSQFKTIQTAEELEAAFTPGSEFGFNAVVDVENSDSETTSSSAS, encoded by the exons ATGGCGTTAATGATGATGACTGCGTTCGGTCCGAAGCTTCCGCTTCAACGGGATAAATCTCGAATTTCTCGA GTGATGGTGCCACTAAGTTTGAAAGCCACTCTAAGTAGAACAACTGAAAGAGCTACTGCTTGTAATGTATGGGAAGGTCAAAG CCTAACATTTTTGCATCAAAGAGGCTTAAGGCATTCCCCTTGGTCCACATTTGCAGTTGGTCCAG GTTTAGAAGCATCAATATCTGATCCGTCAAAGAATGACATAAGATTGGACAATGTTAAGATAGTCATCGAGTCACGTGACAATGATAAGATTACT GTAAGAGTGGACTTAACTGGTGAGGAAACACAGAAGGCATTTGATATTGTCTTAACAAATTTGGCTCGCACTGCACCTCCAATTCCAGGATTCCGGAGAATGAAAGGAG GAAAGACATCCAATGTAAGTAGTCTTTGTCCTTCCAACCAG GTGCCAAAGAGCTTTCTATTACAGATGCTTGGGCGAGACCGTGTAACTAAATTTCTTATACAAGAAATTGTTGGTATTACAATTGGAGACTATGTGAAGAAG GAAAACCTAAAGGTGAAAAGCCAGTTTAAAACGATCCAGACAGCTGAAGAGCTCGAAGCAGCTTTTACTCCAGGAAGTGAATTTGGATTCAATGCTGTGGTGGATGTTGAAAATTCAGATTCTGAAACCACCAGCTCAAGCGCTTCCTAG
- the LOC135653225 gene encoding uncharacterized protein LOC135653225 isoform X1: MALMMMTAFGPKLPLQRDKSRISRVMVPLSLKATLSRTTERATACNVWEGQSLTFLHQRGLRHSPWSTFAVGPGLEASISDPSKNDIRLDNVKIVIESRDNDKITVRVDLTGEETQKAFDIVLTNLARTAPPIPGFRRMKGGKTSNAKGKAVASVASLERIGSDDETPSQSHSLSRSVQRHDSNTDSSALTDDGGDAGQSLVSSTQLESSEWIEEQYFTHATQDSDHGTRQGSDQVYARKGKGKGKAVDEYEQIRQSIHDIDTERGSSYYGESYGQQQDGDSWSSFSEQQHYTEQHQYMPQELPRTNMIHDDQSTINTTLMHQWHTVYQYTMSWDQFHDWVQQTYHIDMYRIEDPDPLPVEARRSFWW; the protein is encoded by the exons ATGGCGTTAATGATGATGACTGCGTTCGGTCCGAAGCTTCCGCTTCAACGGGATAAATCTCGAATTTCTCGA GTGATGGTGCCACTAAGTTTGAAAGCCACTCTAAGTAGAACAACTGAAAGAGCTACTGCTTGTAATGTATGGGAAGGTCAAAG CCTAACATTTTTGCATCAAAGAGGCTTAAGGCATTCCCCTTGGTCCACATTTGCAGTTGGTCCAG GTTTAGAAGCATCAATATCTGATCCGTCAAAGAATGACATAAGATTGGACAATGTTAAGATAGTCATCGAGTCACGTGACAATGATAAGATTACT GTAAGAGTGGACTTAACTGGTGAGGAAACACAGAAGGCATTTGATATTGTCTTAACAAATTTGGCTCGCACTGCACCTCCAATTCCAGGATTCCGGAGAATGAAAGGAG GAAAGACATCCAAT gcaaaggggaaggcagtagcatcagttgcatcgttggaaagaatcgggtcggacgacgagacaccttcacaatcacattctctttctcgctcggtccagagacatgacagcaacacggacagcagtgccttgacagatgatggcggtgatgccgggcaatcgttggtctcgtctacacaacttgagagTAGTGAATGgattgaggagcaatattttacacatgccactcaagattcagatcatggaactcgacaaggtagtgatcaagtttatgcgcggaaggggaaggggaaggggaaggcagtggatgaatatgaacaaatacgacagagcatacatgatatagacacagaaagaggctcatcgtattatggagaatcatacgggcaacaacaagatggtgatagttggtcatccttctctgagcaacaacattatacagaacaacaccaatatatgcctcaagagctgcctcggacaaatatgattcatgacgatcagtctacgatcaacaccacattgatgcatcaatggcacacggtgtatcaatatactatgtcatgggatcaatttcatgattgggtccaacaaacgtatcatattgatatgtatcggatcgaggaccccgatccactacCCGTGgaagcccgtcgttcgttttggtggtag
- the LOC135653225 gene encoding uncharacterized protein LOC135653225 isoform X2 codes for MGRSKVRVDLTGEETQKAFDIVLTNLARTAPPIPGFRRMKGGKTSNAKGKAVASVASLERIGSDDETPSQSHSLSRSVQRHDSNTDSSALTDDGGDAGQSLVSSTQLESSEWIEEQYFTHATQDSDHGTRQGSDQVYARKGKGKGKAVDEYEQIRQSIHDIDTERGSSYYGESYGQQQDGDSWSSFSEQQHYTEQHQYMPQELPRTNMIHDDQSTINTTLMHQWHTVYQYTMSWDQFHDWVQQTYHIDMYRIEDPDPLPVEARRSFWW; via the exons ATGGGAAGGTCAAAG GTAAGAGTGGACTTAACTGGTGAGGAAACACAGAAGGCATTTGATATTGTCTTAACAAATTTGGCTCGCACTGCACCTCCAATTCCAGGATTCCGGAGAATGAAAGGAG GAAAGACATCCAAT gcaaaggggaaggcagtagcatcagttgcatcgttggaaagaatcgggtcggacgacgagacaccttcacaatcacattctctttctcgctcggtccagagacatgacagcaacacggacagcagtgccttgacagatgatggcggtgatgccgggcaatcgttggtctcgtctacacaacttgagagTAGTGAATGgattgaggagcaatattttacacatgccactcaagattcagatcatggaactcgacaaggtagtgatcaagtttatgcgcggaaggggaaggggaaggggaaggcagtggatgaatatgaacaaatacgacagagcatacatgatatagacacagaaagaggctcatcgtattatggagaatcatacgggcaacaacaagatggtgatagttggtcatccttctctgagcaacaacattatacagaacaacaccaatatatgcctcaagagctgcctcggacaaatatgattcatgacgatcagtctacgatcaacaccacattgatgcatcaatggcacacggtgtatcaatatactatgtcatgggatcaatttcatgattgggtccaacaaacgtatcatattgatatgtatcggatcgaggaccccgatccactacCCGTGgaagcccgtcgttcgttttggtggtag
- the LOC135653227 gene encoding large ribosomal subunit protein eL38z/eL38y-like: MPKQIHEIKDFLLTARRKDARSVKIKRSKDVVKFKVRCAKYLYTLCVFDYAKADKLKQSLPPGLSVQEV, encoded by the exons ATG CCCAAGCAAATCCACGAGATTAAGGATTTCCTTCTCACTGCGAGAAGGAAAGATGCGAGGTCGGTGAAGATAAAGAGGAGCAAGGACGTGGTCAAGTTCAAAGTTCGCTGCGCCAAGTACCTCTACACATTGTGTGTGTTCGACTATGCGAAGGCAGACAAGTTGAAGCAATCTCTTCCCCCAG GCTTGAGTGTCCAAGAAGTCTGA